In Geitlerinema sp. PCC 9228, a single genomic region encodes these proteins:
- a CDS encoding ATP-binding protein — translation MSDRLLTHQELEEAIIAANREALDEVTWTIESLQDEFVLLVLRCNYHHLRDLMRREIHQKGLRQVRELTLDRRTMALFPAIAGVVEDSQPTAVSITGLEELDNLDAVLGSANMAREELRRHFRLPLLLWADDRVFGRLVRVVPDFKSWATTTRFQLPDEALVAFLRQYCDRLFDGVLATGKFDVEPVASRENVEMAFALQDVRERDISLEPDIEASLAFARGLRCYQQQAWDEAIAHYDESLAFWEENAETNVGAFRETPFGVRAGIVRFYRGWAYQGKADWEAAKTELERGLQQFQAAGRPDLVTKFACKLGEVLVSLEAWQELEENARQWLAWHQDDAANLARDWGFLARVAAQRGQWQQVKECADAALAAWQQSPEPRSSSLPYCLLAAQARKELGNLDQAISILEKARSTTSPERDPSNYVRVLQALRDWHYAQKEYVRAFEIKQQCLAIEFQFGFRAFVGAGILQPQVVREGTDKQEPVVSGRKGDIDELANTRIPEDRYKLTVLYGPSGVGKSSLLQAGLVPALQQRPLRDRTVLPVLTRVYGNWARELGKQISEALKTYPDRVQPNTPLASVADLRAQLQRNAENRLLTVLVFDQFEEFFFSNPELETRQELYAFLQECLKGTDLQFVKVILSLREDYLHRLLELERYTQKQGTAQNTPRAGTEALPLRAEWRYYLGNFLPAAARDVVADLTQHKQQSHRKLETDLVEQFVADLTDALGEVRPVELQVVGAQLEAEEITQLAQYQQLGENPKEQLAQRWIAMVVEDCGEENIEAAWQVLAALTDEKGTRPMRTKAELEEVLADYRQLVGGKAVSLEEPILTVLVGSGLVVCWRQESENRYQLVHDYLVDLVRRKYNADYRQRLERLAQRMKQEESTRKKWQKWTLRGSVVAAVVLACLAGWSEMQRREAQRREANAEIVALSLKTNNLRRQGLEIKSLLKGLKTVQKIEKYEPKAIGETRMRGIAALRQVVYSIRAKNRLEGHQGWVNHVTFSPDGDTLASASRDGTVRLWQRDGTLIATLEGHQDDVTHVTFSP, via the coding sequence ATGAGCGATCGCTTGTTGACCCATCAAGAATTAGAAGAAGCCATTATTGCCGCCAATCGCGAGGCATTGGATGAGGTAACCTGGACCATCGAGAGTTTGCAGGATGAGTTTGTGTTGCTGGTGCTGCGGTGCAACTACCATCATTTGCGGGACTTGATGCGTCGGGAAATACACCAGAAGGGTCTGCGGCAGGTGCGGGAATTGACCTTAGATCGAAGGACAATGGCTTTGTTTCCTGCGATCGCGGGTGTGGTGGAAGATTCTCAACCAACAGCCGTCTCAATTACGGGATTGGAAGAGCTAGACAATCTCGATGCGGTGTTGGGGTCGGCGAATATGGCGCGGGAAGAATTGCGCCGTCACTTTCGGTTGCCGCTGTTGCTGTGGGCGGACGATCGCGTTTTTGGGCGGCTGGTGCGCGTGGTTCCCGATTTCAAAAGTTGGGCGACGACAACGCGGTTTCAACTGCCAGATGAGGCGCTGGTGGCGTTTTTGCGCCAGTATTGCGATCGCTTGTTCGATGGCGTGTTGGCAACCGGCAAGTTTGACGTGGAACCGGTGGCATCGCGAGAAAACGTTGAAATGGCGTTTGCCCTGCAGGATGTCCGGGAACGGGATATTTCCCTGGAACCGGATATTGAAGCAAGTTTGGCTTTTGCTAGGGGTCTTCGGTGCTACCAACAGCAAGCCTGGGATGAAGCGATCGCGCATTACGACGAAAGTTTGGCGTTTTGGGAAGAGAATGCCGAAACCAATGTAGGGGCGTTTCGCGAAACACCTTTTGGCGTCAGAGCCGGCATCGTGCGCTTTTATCGGGGATGGGCGTACCAAGGGAAAGCAGATTGGGAAGCAGCCAAAACCGAGTTGGAACGCGGTCTGCAACAGTTCCAGGCAGCAGGGCGACCCGACCTGGTAACCAAATTTGCGTGCAAGTTGGGCGAGGTTCTGGTGTCGTTGGAAGCTTGGCAGGAACTGGAAGAAAACGCCCGGCAGTGGTTGGCATGGCACCAAGACGATGCGGCGAATTTGGCGCGAGATTGGGGATTTTTGGCCAGGGTGGCAGCACAACGAGGGCAGTGGCAGCAGGTGAAAGAATGCGCGGATGCAGCGTTGGCAGCTTGGCAGCAGAGTCCGGAACCGCGTTCGTCGAGCCTTCCATACTGTTTGCTGGCAGCCCAGGCGCGCAAAGAACTGGGCAATCTTGACCAGGCGATTTCGATTCTGGAAAAGGCGCGTTCCACAACCTCTCCAGAACGCGACCCCAGCAATTACGTGCGCGTGTTGCAAGCGTTGCGAGATTGGCACTACGCCCAAAAGGAATACGTACGGGCGTTTGAAATCAAGCAGCAATGCCTAGCGATCGAGTTTCAGTTTGGCTTTCGGGCATTTGTGGGAGCGGGAATCCTGCAACCCCAGGTAGTTAGGGAGGGAACGGACAAACAAGAACCGGTGGTTTCGGGGCGAAAAGGGGACATTGACGAACTGGCGAATACCCGCATTCCCGAAGATCGCTACAAACTAACCGTTCTCTACGGACCGTCGGGGGTGGGGAAAAGTTCGCTGCTGCAAGCGGGATTGGTGCCTGCTTTGCAACAGCGTCCCCTGCGCGATCGCACCGTGTTGCCGGTTTTGACCCGCGTTTACGGGAACTGGGCGCGAGAGTTGGGAAAACAGATAAGCGAGGCATTGAAAACCTATCCCGATAGGGTGCAACCGAATACTCCCTTGGCATCGGTGGCGGACCTGCGGGCGCAACTGCAACGAAACGCCGAAAATCGCCTGTTGACAGTATTGGTGTTCGACCAGTTCGAGGAATTTTTCTTTAGCAACCCCGAACTGGAAACTCGTCAGGAACTGTATGCCTTTCTCCAAGAGTGCTTGAAAGGCACCGACCTCCAGTTCGTGAAGGTCATACTGTCGCTGCGAGAAGACTACCTGCACCGACTGTTGGAGCTGGAGCGCTACACCCAAAAGCAGGGAACAGCCCAAAATACTCCCAGGGCAGGCACGGAGGCACTGCCCCTACGTGCCGAATGGCGGTACTACTTGGGGAACTTTTTACCGGCAGCCGCGCGGGATGTGGTTGCCGACCTGACCCAACACAAGCAACAGAGTCATCGGAAGCTGGAAACCGATTTGGTGGAGCAGTTTGTCGCCGATTTAACCGACGCTTTGGGAGAAGTGCGTCCTGTGGAGTTGCAGGTGGTGGGAGCGCAGTTGGAAGCAGAGGAAATAACGCAGTTGGCGCAGTACCAGCAGCTCGGCGAGAACCCGAAAGAGCAACTGGCGCAGCGGTGGATTGCCATGGTGGTCGAGGACTGCGGTGAGGAAAATATCGAGGCAGCGTGGCAAGTGCTGGCAGCGCTGACGGATGAAAAGGGAACGCGCCCCATGCGTACCAAAGCAGAGTTGGAAGAGGTGCTGGCAGACTACCGTCAGTTGGTGGGTGGCAAGGCGGTTTCGCTAGAGGAGCCGATACTGACGGTTTTGGTGGGGTCGGGGCTGGTGGTGTGCTGGCGTCAGGAGTCGGAAAACCGCTATCAACTGGTTCACGATTATTTGGTGGATTTGGTACGGCGCAAGTACAACGCCGATTACCGACAGCGCCTGGAAAGGTTGGCGCAACGGATGAAGCAAGAAGAGAGCACCCGCAAGAAATGGCAGAAGTGGACGTTGCGGGGGTCGGTGGTGGCGGCAGTGGTCCTTGCTTGCTTGGCGGGATGGTCGGAAATGCAGCGTCGCGAAGCCCAACGCAGGGAAGCAAATGCGGAAATTGTGGCGCTCAGCCTGAAGACGAACAACCTGCGGCGGCAAGGATTGGAAATTAAATCGTTGCTCAAGGGGTTAAAAACAGTTCAAAAGATTGAAAAATACGAACCAAAAGCCATTGGGGAAACCCGAATGCGGGGGATCGCTGCGTTGCGGCAGGTTGTCTACAGCATCCGAGCAAAAAACCGGTTGGAAGGTCACCAGGGTTGGGTTAATCATGTAACGTTCAGCCCCGACGGAGACACCCTGGCTTCTGCTAGTAGAGACGGCACGGTGCGCCTGTGGCAGCGAGACGGCACTCTCATTGCTACTCTGGAAGGTCACCAGGATGATGTTACTCATGTAACCTTCAGCCCC
- a CDS encoding class I SAM-dependent methyltransferase, producing the protein MSVRKDTIFEQFIAPVVGWFVDEEETKQLRDRIDWETTCDRLRNDTLSYPDYYRQSNFHGIEGGYLTIDAAVTYDPITRYAVPPNETWVRQEALKRVGGSPRRILDLGCGTGSMTVMLQQAFPQAEVIGMDLSPYMLAVAEDKAKNAQTNIQWMHGNAEATGFDDNSFDLVTAALLFHETPPEVSRQILREAWRILQGNGEMLVLDGNQETLRELDWLRNVFEEPYIEAYANGNLDAWMGAADFDAIRTEEVWWVHQVTRGIKPIPGQSPDYARSQPITVEVESEGENIAEAPA; encoded by the coding sequence ATGAGCGTTCGTAAAGACACGATCTTCGAGCAATTCATTGCCCCAGTAGTGGGTTGGTTCGTTGATGAAGAGGAAACCAAACAACTGCGCGATCGCATTGACTGGGAAACCACCTGCGATCGCCTGCGTAACGATACCTTATCCTATCCCGACTACTACCGCCAAAGCAACTTCCACGGCATCGAAGGTGGCTACCTCACCATCGATGCTGCCGTTACCTACGACCCCATCACCCGCTATGCTGTGCCTCCCAACGAAACCTGGGTGCGCCAGGAAGCCTTGAAACGAGTTGGCGGTTCTCCCCGGCGTATCCTGGATTTGGGATGCGGCACGGGTTCCATGACCGTTATGCTGCAACAAGCCTTTCCCCAAGCAGAAGTCATCGGCATGGATTTGTCTCCCTACATGCTAGCGGTGGCGGAAGATAAGGCAAAAAATGCGCAAACCAACATCCAATGGATGCATGGCAACGCCGAAGCCACCGGATTTGATGACAATTCCTTCGACCTGGTGACCGCTGCCTTGCTGTTTCACGAAACGCCACCGGAAGTCAGCCGCCAAATTCTGCGGGAAGCTTGGCGGATTTTGCAGGGAAACGGCGAAATGTTGGTTCTCGACGGCAACCAGGAAACTTTGCGGGAGTTGGATTGGTTGCGCAATGTCTTTGAAGAACCTTACATCGAAGCGTACGCCAATGGTAATCTAGATGCTTGGATGGGTGCTGCTGATTTCGATGCTATTCGCACCGAGGAAGTTTGGTGGGTGCATCAGGTCACCCGAGGCATTAAGCCGATTCCCGGACAATCGCCGGACTATGCGCGATCGCAACCTATCACGGTTGAGGTAGAATCAGAAGGAGAAAATATCGCCGAAGCGCCAGCATGA
- a CDS encoding nucleoside-triphosphatase: MEPDVKQFFRDCNPSKTLDYKKPEDRRYYIDFSQVRGTEVVTEVGETIEFMDADPTCQLFTGHIGCGKSTELLRLKAELEDRGFHVAYFESTNVLEESDIEVSDLLLAIAHQVSENLRDAGIPLVGRYFTNLMKECANFLQTPIETQAEISVGIGKLTAKAKESPTFRSQLRQYLEPQTKQLIDGINNELLVPANEKLRQRGKQGLVVIVDNLDRVDNRKLDSGLTLPEYLFVRRGDQLRSLQCHLVYTIPLALLFSNEHQALKNRLGGGNSASVLPMVPVRLHDGRPYTEGLDRLKQMVLARAFPQATSEERIQWVDRVFDSMETLDWLCYKSGGHVRTLLSLVFACLRKHKQLPITRKMVEVAVQEARDELRLAITEDEWRLLRKVAQTKQVAGEMESQTLLRSLFVFEYRNEEYGRWFDVNPLLEGLPELQEQS, encoded by the coding sequence GTGGAGCCAGACGTAAAGCAGTTTTTTCGAGATTGCAACCCGTCGAAAACGCTAGATTATAAAAAACCTGAAGACCGACGCTACTACATTGACTTTTCGCAAGTGCGCGGCACAGAAGTTGTGACAGAAGTGGGAGAAACGATCGAGTTCATGGATGCCGACCCCACCTGTCAGCTTTTTACCGGACATATTGGGTGTGGGAAATCCACAGAGTTGCTGCGGCTGAAAGCTGAATTGGAAGATCGGGGGTTTCATGTCGCCTACTTTGAATCGACCAACGTACTGGAAGAGAGCGATATCGAAGTCAGCGACTTATTGCTAGCGATCGCGCATCAGGTAAGCGAAAACCTCCGAGATGCCGGCATTCCGCTCGTGGGCAGGTATTTCACCAACCTGATGAAAGAGTGCGCCAATTTTTTGCAAACCCCCATCGAGACACAGGCGGAAATTTCTGTAGGCATTGGCAAACTTACGGCGAAAGCCAAAGAAAGTCCCACCTTCCGCAGCCAACTGCGACAGTACCTAGAACCGCAGACAAAACAGCTAATCGACGGCATTAACAACGAACTGCTGGTTCCGGCAAACGAAAAGCTGCGCCAACGGGGAAAACAAGGCTTGGTGGTTATCGTGGATAACCTCGATCGCGTAGACAATCGCAAACTCGACAGCGGCTTGACCCTACCAGAATACCTGTTCGTGCGCCGAGGCGACCAACTGCGGAGCTTGCAGTGCCATCTCGTATATACCATTCCCCTGGCGTTGCTGTTTTCCAACGAACACCAGGCGCTAAAAAACCGACTGGGAGGCGGAAACAGTGCCAGCGTGTTGCCCATGGTACCAGTGCGGTTGCACGATGGCAGACCCTATACAGAAGGCCTCGATCGCTTAAAACAGATGGTCTTGGCGCGGGCATTTCCCCAGGCAACATCGGAAGAACGAATACAATGGGTCGATCGCGTTTTTGATTCCATGGAAACCTTAGATTGGTTGTGCTACAAAAGTGGCGGTCACGTACGCACGCTGCTGAGTTTGGTGTTTGCCTGCCTGCGCAAACACAAGCAATTGCCGATTACACGGAAAATGGTAGAAGTTGCCGTGCAGGAAGCGCGAGACGAGTTGCGCCTGGCTATTACCGAGGACGAGTGGCGCTTGTTGCGGAAGGTGGCACAGACGAAGCAGGTAGCGGGTGAAATGGAATCTCAGACCCTGTTGCGTAGTTTGTTTGTTTTTGAGTATCGGAATGAGGAGTACGGTCGTTGGTTTGACGTAAATCCCCTCTTAGAAGGATTGCCGGAGTTGCAAGAACAATCATGA
- a CDS encoding 2OG-Fe(II) oxygenase, translating into MKPSPTPAQEVKATIMLAGGHQHVLYFSSDAPMLKRLLSVLANRPSESTLLQIPVNEGRGCLCFPSEQLVGLITEPPLYVQSATGNSATHSAPAPTPASPGVIPAKYWQIDNFFSQKELDKLRSHAIQRESEFVPTSTSTGAENYRKSLVLYSFPQFSELMRRRLQAILPEVCAKLEIAPFPVSQIEAQLTAHNDGHFYKLHNDNGSKETATRVLTYVYYFYREPKPFDGGELVIYDSKLQNNRYTKAETYKTVEPRNNSIVFFPSHYMHEVLPIHCPSQKFADSRFTINGWIRQ; encoded by the coding sequence ATGAAACCGAGTCCTACACCAGCGCAAGAAGTCAAAGCCACCATCATGCTAGCCGGCGGACACCAACACGTTCTCTATTTTAGCTCTGACGCGCCGATGCTGAAACGTTTGCTGTCGGTTTTAGCCAATCGTCCCAGCGAATCTACTTTATTGCAAATTCCTGTCAACGAAGGTCGCGGCTGTTTGTGTTTTCCCAGCGAACAATTGGTGGGATTAATAACCGAACCCCCTTTATACGTGCAGTCAGCAACTGGCAACTCAGCCACCCATTCCGCACCGGCACCCACACCAGCGTCACCAGGGGTAATTCCGGCGAAATATTGGCAAATCGATAATTTCTTTTCTCAGAAAGAATTAGACAAATTGCGATCGCACGCCATCCAGCGAGAATCCGAATTTGTTCCCACCAGCACTTCCACAGGGGCAGAAAATTACCGCAAATCCCTAGTTTTGTATTCATTTCCCCAATTTTCCGAGTTAATGCGACGTCGGCTGCAAGCGATATTGCCAGAGGTTTGTGCCAAACTAGAAATTGCTCCATTTCCCGTTTCTCAAATCGAAGCACAACTCACGGCACACAACGACGGTCATTTTTACAAGCTCCACAATGACAACGGCAGCAAGGAAACAGCCACCCGCGTGCTAACTTACGTCTATTATTTTTATCGAGAACCCAAACCATTTGACGGTGGCGAGTTAGTTATTTACGACAGCAAGCTACAAAACAACCGTTATACCAAAGCCGAAACCTACAAAACGGTAGAACCGCGTAACAACAGCATCGTCTTTTTCCCCAGTCACTACATGCATGAGGTGTTGCCCATTCATTGTCCTTCCCAGAAGTTTGCTGACAGTCGTTTTACGATTAACGGGTGGATTCGGCAGTAG
- a CDS encoding WD40 repeat domain-containing protein: PIATLEGHQSVVYHVTFSPDGDTLASASRDGTVRLWQRDGTPIATLEGHQSWVRQVTFSPNGDTLASASGDNTVRLWLRDGTPIATLEGHQSVIYRVTFSPDGDTLASASRDNTVRLWQRDGTPHRYLGRSPECGLSCNVQPRRRHPGFC; this comes from the coding sequence CCCATCGCTACCTTGGAAGGTCACCAGAGTGTGGTTTATCATGTAACGTTCAGCCCCGACGGAGACACCCTGGCTTCTGCTAGTAGAGACGGCACGGTGCGCCTGTGGCAGCGGGACGGCACTCCCATCGCTACCTTGGAAGGTCACCAGAGTTGGGTTAGGCAGGTAACTTTCAGCCCCAACGGAGACACCCTCGCTTCTGCTAGTGGAGACAACACCGTGCGCCTGTGGCTGCGCGACGGCACCCCCATTGCGACCCTGGAAGGTCACCAGAGTGTGATTTATCGTGTAACTTTCAGCCCCGACGGAGACACCCTGGCTTCTGCTAGTAGAGACAACACGGTGCGCCTGTGGCAGCGGGACGGCACTCCCCATCGCTACCTTGGAAGGTCACCAGAGTGTGGTTTATCATGTAACGTTCAGCCCCGACGGAGACACCCTGGCTTCTGCTAG
- a CDS encoding WD40 repeat domain-containing protein has protein sequence VRLWQRDGTLIATLEGHQDDVTHVTFSPNGDTLASASRDNTVRLWLRDGTLITTLEGHQDWVNQVTFSPNGDTLASASRDNTVRLWQRDGTPIATLEGHQGWVNHVTFSPDGDTLASASRDGTVRLWQRDGTPITTLEGHQSWVNHVTFSPDGDTLASASSDGTVRLWQRDGTPIVPLEGHQSWVNHVTFSPDGDTLASASRDGTVRLWQRDGTPIAPLEGHQDDVNVTFSPDGDTLASASSDGTVRLWQRDGTPIATLEGHQYDVTHVTFSPNGDTLASASGDNTVRLWQRDDTPIATLEGHQYDVTHVTFSPDGDTLASASWDGTVRLWQRDGTPIATLEGHQGPIFHVTFSPDGNTLVS, from the coding sequence GTGCGCCTGTGGCAGCGAGACGGCACTCTCATTGCTACTCTGGAAGGTCACCAGGATGATGTTACTCATGTAACCTTCAGCCCCAACGGAGACACCCTGGCTTCCGCTAGTAGAGACAACACCGTGCGCCTGTGGCTGCGCGACGGCACCCTCATTACTACCCTGGAAGGTCACCAGGATTGGGTGAATCAGGTAACGTTCAGCCCCAACGGAGACACCCTGGCTTCCGCTAGTAGAGACAACACCGTGCGCCTGTGGCAGCGCGACGGCACCCCCATCGCTACTCTGGAAGGTCACCAGGGTTGGGTTAATCATGTAACGTTCAGCCCCGACGGAGACACCCTGGCTTCTGCTAGTAGAGACGGCACCGTGCGCCTGTGGCAGCGAGACGGCACCCCCATTACCACTCTGGAAGGTCACCAGAGTTGGGTTAATCATGTAACGTTCAGCCCCGATGGAGACACCCTGGCTTCTGCTAGTTCCGACGGCACCGTGCGCCTGTGGCAGCGAGACGGCACCCCCATCGTTCCCCTAGAAGGTCACCAGAGTTGGGTTAATCATGTAACGTTCAGCCCCGATGGAGACACCCTGGCTTCTGCTAGTAGAGACGGCACCGTGCGCCTGTGGCAGCGAGACGGCACCCCCATCGCTCCCCTAGAAGGTCACCAGGATGATGTTAATGTAACCTTCAGCCCCGACGGAGACACCCTGGCTTCTGCTAGTTCCGACGGCACCGTGCGCCTGTGGCAGCGAGACGGCACTCCCATCGCTACTCTGGAAGGTCACCAGTATGATGTTACTCATGTAACCTTCAGCCCCAACGGAGACACCCTGGCTTCTGCTAGTGGAGACAACACGGTGCGCCTGTGGCAGCGAGACGACACCCCCATCGCTACTCTGGAAGGTCACCAGTATGATGTTACTCATGTAACGTTCAGCCCCGATGGAGACACCCTGGCTTCTGCTAGTTGGGATGGCACGGTGCGCCTGTGGCAGCGAGACGGCACTCCCATCGCTACCTTGGAAGGTCACCAGGGTCCGATTTTTCATGTAACGTTCAGCCCCGACGGAAACACCCTGGTCTCA
- a CDS encoding HAD family phosphatase, which translates to MSLKAVLFDFNGVIIDDEPIHHQLLQEVLVEENLRADLEEIYQVCLGKSDRVGLRELLEKKGRVVSDEYILKLMQRKSQAYQEKIAATTKLPIYPDAEQVIFQLRVAKIPLAVVSGAVRVEIETVLTQANLRDAFSLWVGGDDITVSKPEPDGYLLAVERFNQLDPNLQLQPEECLVIEDTMAGIQAAQAAGMQVVGVAHTYPFHMLHRLADWTVDYLGELELGRIQQAFGDEVSPAFQAFS; encoded by the coding sequence ATGAGTTTAAAAGCCGTTTTATTCGACTTTAATGGCGTCATTATCGACGACGAACCCATTCACCACCAGCTGCTACAAGAGGTACTGGTGGAGGAAAATTTGCGTGCTGACTTAGAGGAAATTTACCAGGTTTGCTTGGGAAAAAGCGATCGCGTGGGATTGCGGGAACTGCTGGAAAAGAAAGGTCGCGTTGTCAGCGACGAATATATTTTAAAGCTCATGCAGCGCAAAAGCCAAGCCTACCAGGAAAAAATTGCTGCGACCACCAAACTTCCCATTTATCCCGATGCCGAACAGGTAATTTTTCAGCTGCGGGTGGCGAAAATACCACTAGCGGTGGTCAGCGGTGCGGTGCGTGTGGAAATCGAAACTGTTCTCACCCAAGCCAACCTGCGGGATGCGTTTTCTCTTTGGGTCGGCGGCGACGATATTACCGTTAGCAAACCCGAACCCGACGGCTATTTGCTGGCTGTGGAACGGTTCAACCAGCTAGACCCGAACTTGCAGCTACAACCAGAAGAGTGTTTGGTTATTGAAGACACTATGGCGGGGATTCAGGCAGCGCAAGCCGCTGGGATGCAGGTAGTGGGGGTGGCGCATACTTATCCGTTCCACATGCTGCATCGTTTGGCGGATTGGACGGTGGATTACCTGGGAGAATTGGAATTGGGTCGCATTCAACAAGCCTTTGGCGATGAGGTTTCGCCGGCTTTTCAGGCTTTTTCCTGA